A window of Callospermophilus lateralis isolate mCalLat2 chromosome 13, mCalLat2.hap1, whole genome shotgun sequence contains these coding sequences:
- the Npl gene encoding N-acetylneuraminate lyase isoform X6 has translation MASPKKKLQGLVAATITPMTENGEINFSVIGQYVDYLVKEQGVKNIFVNGTTGEGLSLSVSERRQVAEEWVTQGRNKLDQVVIHVGALSLKESQELAQHAAEIGADGIAVIAPFFLKPWNKDVLINFLKEVAASAPALPFYYYHIPALTGVKIRAEELLDGIQDKIPTFQGLKFSDTDLLDFGQCVDQNHQRQFSLLFGVDEQLLSGLVMGATGAVGSSGEDLYLSS, from the exons ATGGCCTCCCCAAAGAAGAAACTTCAGGGTCTCGTTGCTGCAACCATCACACCAATGACTGAGAATGG AGAAATCAACTTTTCAGTAATCGGTCAGTATGTGGATTATCTGGTGAAAGAACAAGGAGTGAAGAACATTTTTG TGAATGGCACTACTGGAGAAGGCCTGTCCCTGAGTGTCTCTGAACGCCGCCAGGTCGCAGAGGAGTGGGTGACACAAGGGAGGAACAA GCTGGATCAGGTGGTGATTCACGTGGGGGCACTGAGCTTGAAGGAGTCCCAAGAACTG GCCCAGCATGCAGCAGAAATTGGAGCTGATGGCATTGCTGTCATTGCACCTTTCTTTCTCAAGCCGTGGAACAAGG ATGTCCTGATTAATTTTCTAAAAGAGGTGGCAGCATCTGCCCCTGCATTGCCGTTCTATTACTATCACATTCCTGCCTTGACGGGGGTAAAGA TTCGTGCAGAGGAATTGTTGGATGGGATTCAGGATAAGATCCCCACCTTCCAAGGGCTGAAATTCAGTGACACAGATCTCTTAGACTTCGGCCAGTGTGTTGATCAGAATCACCAACGACAGTTTTCTTTGCTCTTTGGGGTGGATGAG CAACTGTTGAGTGGTCTGGTAATGGGAGCAACTGGAGCAGTGGGCAG